The following proteins are encoded in a genomic region of Corylus avellana chromosome ca4, CavTom2PMs-1.0:
- the LOC132177825 gene encoding FAD synthetase 2, chloroplastic-like, translating into MLAGGSRISHHLRECDPRLGLGLGFYSARVVELSCACPPKPSSTPVLAATHHHHHRRLRRTTSSSSYSIHSKSPGDFSAFSDCFSQREEDHELPSEGLSPVAGGIVALGKFDALHVGHRELAIKAAKVGRPFLLSFVGMAEVLGWEPRAPIVAKCDRKRVLSSWSSYCSDMAPAEFQIEFSSVRHLTPRQFVEKLSKELGVHGVVAGENYRFGYRAAGDALELVRLCEEYGMEACIIKSVMDKNEYARNLNANDSKERGQVSSTRVRRALAVGDMRYVSELLGRKHRLILMAKDKGGFSSNGSRVSVPKSCLLNLAPKEGLYEKCSIVVGEEKVVACKVVIDITHVHIEMDELGICNIAGNQDLRLLRIEFGDSV; encoded by the exons ATGTTGGCTGGCGGCTCTCGTATCTCGCACCACCTGCGAGAGTGCGACCCGCGCCTGGGATTAGGGTTGGGGTTTTACAGCGCCAGAGTCGTTGAGCTCTCTTGCGCGTGCCCTCCCAAGCCTTCCTCTACACCCGTTCTCGCTGCGactcaccaccaccaccatcgtCGATTGCGGCGcacaacttcttcttcttcttatagcATTCACTCCAAGTCGCCTGGAGACTTTTCTGCATTTTCCGATTGCTTTAG CCAACGAGAAGAGGATCATGAGCTTCCATCAGAAGGATTGTCTCCAGTGGCAG GAGGAATAGTAGCATTGGGAAAGTTCGATGCCCTCCATGTTGGTCATAGAGAACTTGCTATAAAAGCAGCCAAGGTTGGGCGTCCATTTCTTTTATCATTTGTTGGAATGGCAGAAGTACTTGGTTGGGAACCTAG GGCTCCCATAGTTGCTAAATGTGACCGCAAGCGAGTTCTCTCCTCTTGGTCCTCATACTGTAGTGACATGGCTCCAGCAGAGTTTCAAATTGAATTTTCCAGTGTCCGCCATCTCACTCCCCGACAATTTGTTGAGAAGTTATCAAAAGAGCTTGGAGTACACGGAGTTGTCGCAG GTGAAAATTACCGATTTGGATATAGAGCTGCTGGTGATGCATTAGAGTTGGTGAGGCTGTGTGAGGAGTATGGTATGGAGGCTTGCATAATAAAGTCTGTTATGGACAAGAACGAATATGCCAGGAATTTAAATGCCAATGATTCAAAAGAGAGAGGACAAGTCTCATCCACCCGTGTTCGCCGTGCCCTTGCCGTAGGCGATATGAGGTATGTTTCCGAGCTTTTGGGTCGTAAACATCGTCTTATATTGATGGCAAAGGATAAGGGAGGATTTAGTAGCAACGGAAGTAGAGTTTCAGTCCCAAAGTCGTGTTTGTTAAATCTAGCACCAAAGGAGGGTCTATATGAGAAGTGTTCCATTGTTGTTGGTGAGGAGAAAGTAGTAGCTTGTAAAGTGGTTATTGACATTACACACGTCCATATTGAAATGGACGAGCTAGGTATATGTAACATTGCTGGTAATCAAGACTTGCGGCTCTTACGTATTGAATTTGGTGATTCAGTTTAA
- the LOC132178101 gene encoding uncharacterized protein LOC132178101: MGSLSGVLQRPLVAAAAVAAASFSADLSDKLPFRRSSDTCSTSDLVTSTPCNSLQESKLSWVSHISVSKLSNLPFVTRIRAPVPNVNFRVPGLGRDFVPNLVYSSVASSPLLLNLYQSADLAKSPNPTAYGQSISTSPSEVMYRWHLPEPDAIDVSGTSDCSSAKSRTVVVLLGWLGAKQKHLNRYAEWYASRGFHAITFTFPMAEILSYQFGGKAEEHIELLVDHLADWLEEEHGKNLVFHTFSNTGWLTYGVILEKFQKQDPSLIGRIRGCIVDSAPVAAPDPQVWASGFSAAFLKKRSVATKGSISSNESGMEVLVGSNQAVELKPAVTEAALLVVLEKFFEVVLNLPRVSRRLSDVLSMLSSRQPSCPQLYIYSSSDRVIPAGSVESFIEGQRKAGREVRACNFVSTPHVDHFRNDPKLYTLQLTQFLEDCVLTCCKRSQ; encoded by the exons ATGGGTTCCTTGTCGGGAGTCCTTCAACGGCCTCTGGTTGCGGCGGCTGCCGTTGCTGCAGCTTCTTTTTCTGCTGATCTTTCTGATAAACTGCCATTTCGTAGATCCTCTGATACTTGTTCTACATCAGATTTAGTGACTTCGACGCCTTGCAATTCCTTGCAAGAATCAAAGCTATCATGGGTTTCTCATATCTCGGTTTCTAAGCTTTCCAACCTGCCGTTTGTGACTAGAATTCGGGCGCCTGTTCCTAATGTTAACTTCCGGGTTCCTGGTTTAGGCCGGGATTTTGTTCCCAACTTGGTCTACTCTTCTGTTGCTTCTTCTCCGCTACTTCTTAATTTGTACCAGTCTGCAGATTTGGCAAAATCTCCAAACCCAACTGCATATGGGCAGAGTATATCTACCTCGCCCTCTGAGGTTATGTATAGATGGCATTTACCGGAGCCAGATGCCATAGATGTTTCCGGTACTTCTGATTGTTCATCGGCAAAGTCAAGAACAGTGGTGGTTTTGCTTGGATGGTTGGGAGCAAAGCAGAAACATCTTAATAGATATGCAGAATGGTATGCTTCGAGGGGGTTTCATGCCATTACTTTTACTTTTCCAATGGCTGAGATTCTCAGTTACCAGTTTGGTGGGAAAGCTGAAGAGCATATAGAGTTGCTTGTGGACCATTTGGCTGATTGGTTGGAAGAGGAGCATGGAAAGAACCTGGTGTTTCACACCTTCAGCAACACCGGATGGTTAAC GTATGGCGTCATTTTGGAGAAGTTTCAGAAACAGGATCCTTCTTTAATAGGAAGGATTAGGGGTTGCATTGTAGATTCTGCACCGGTTGCAGCACCTGATCCGCAG GTCTGGGCTTCAGGTTTCTCTGCGGCTTTCCTGAAAAAGCGCAGTGTTGCAACAAAGGGAAGTATCAGCTCAAATGAATCGGGCATGGAGGTATTGGTTGGCAGCAATCAAGCCGTGGAACTTAAACCTGCAGTGACTGAAGCAGCTTTGCTAGTAGTTCTTGAGAAGTTCTTTGAGGTGGTTTTGAATCTTCCTAGAGTTAGCAG GAGGCTTTCTGATGTATTGAGCATGCTATCATCTAGGCAACCAAGCTGTCCACAGTTATACATCTACAGCTCTTCGGACAGAGTCATTCCTGCAGGTTCGGTGGAATCATTCATAGAGGGACAGCGGAAGGCTGGCCGTGAGGTCAGGGCCTGCAACTTTGTGTCCACGCCTCATGTTGATCATTTTAGAAATGATCCAAAACTGTATACTCTGCAGCTTACCCAGTTTTTGGAGGATTGTGTGCTTACTTGTTGCAAGCGTTCTCAATAG
- the LOC132179895 gene encoding uncharacterized protein LOC132179895 isoform X2, which produces MAWSVCINEILTDDELRAILGRLGSDKDKEAFGLVCKKWLYLQSTERKKLAARAGPHMLRKMAARFSRVVELDLSQSVSRSFYPGVTDSDLRVIADGFRCLRVLYLQNCKGITDAGMVEIGRGLSSLQCLDVSYCRKLTDKGLSAVAEGCCDLRNLHLAGCRFVTDKLLHALSKNCHNLEELGLQGCTNITDSGLTALVNGCRRIKFLDINKCSNVGDSGVSSVSEACSSLKTLKLLDCYRIGDESILSLARFCKNLETLIVGGCRDISDESLKSLAAACKNSLKNLRMDWCLNVSDSSLRCILSQCRNLEALDIGCCEEVTDAAFEGLGTREIESGLKVLKVSNCPKITVAGVGVLLDKCNSLEYLDVRSCPHITKAGCDGAGLQFPACCKVNFAGSLSEPDVLV; this is translated from the exons ATGGCGTGGAGCGTTTGCATCAACGAAATCCTGACGGACGACGAGCTGCGAGCGATTCTGGGGAGGCTGGGGAGCGATAAGGACAAGGAGGCGTTCGGTCTGGTCTGCAAGAAATGGCTGTACCTGCAGAGCACCGAGAGGAAGAAGCTGGCAGCGCGTGCCGGGCCCCACATGCTCCGCAAGATGGCTGCCAGGTTCTCCAGGGTCGTGGAGCTCGACCTCTCTCAGTCGGTTTCCAGGTCATTTTATCCTGGGGTTACCGACTCCGATCTCCGCGTTATTGCCGATGGGTTTAGGTGCCTCAGAGTGCTCTATTTGCAGAATTGCAAGG GAATTACTGATGCTGGCATGGTTGAAATTGGACGCGGTCTTTCTTCCCTACAATGCTTGGATGTATCCTATTGCAGGAAGTTAACTGACAAGGGATTGTCAGCTGTTGCTGAGGGCTGTTGTGACCTACGAAACCTACATCTTGCTGGCTGCAGATTTGTTACAGACAAATTATTACATGCTCTTTCCAAAAACTGTCATAATCTGGAAGAGTTGGGGCTGCAGGGATGCACCAATATAACCGATTCTGGACTCACAGCTCTTGTAAATGGGTGTCGACGGATCAAATTTTTGGACATCAATAAATGCAGCAATGTTGGAGATAGTGGGGTTTCAAGTGTTTCCGAGGCTTGCTCTTCTCTTAAGACGCTTAAGTTGTTGGATTGCTACAGAATTGGGGATGAGTCTATATTGTCCTTGGCAAGATTCTGCAAAAATCTTGAGACTCTAATTGTAGGTGGCTGCCGAGACATCTCTGATGAGTCTTTAAAATCACTTGCTGCTGCTTGTAAAAATAGTCTGAAGAACTTGCGGATGGATTGGTGTTTAAATGTGTCTGATTCTTCATTGAGATGCATCCTCAGTCAGTGCAGAAACCTAGAGGCTCTCGACATCGGGTGTTGTGAGGAGGTGACAGATGCTGCTTTTGAGGGTTTAGGCACTAGAGAAATTGAGTCGGGTTTGAAGGTTTTGAAGGTTAGTAACTGTCCAAAGATTACAGTGGCCGGAGTAGGTGTGCTTTTGGACAAATGCAACTCTCTGGAATATCTGGATGTGAGGTCATGCCCACATATTACGAAGGCGGGTTGTGATGGGGCTGGATTGCAATTTCCTGCATGCTGTAAAGTGAACTTTGCAGGGAGTTTATCTGAACCTGATGTTTTGGTTTAG
- the LOC132179895 gene encoding F-box/LRR-repeat protein 4 isoform X1: MAWSVCINEILTDDELRAILGRLGSDKDKEAFGLVCKKWLYLQSTERKKLAARAGPHMLRKMAARFSRVVELDLSQSVSRSFYPGVTDSDLRVIADGFRCLRVLYLQNCKGFPLLLFFAGITDAGMVEIGRGLSSLQCLDVSYCRKLTDKGLSAVAEGCCDLRNLHLAGCRFVTDKLLHALSKNCHNLEELGLQGCTNITDSGLTALVNGCRRIKFLDINKCSNVGDSGVSSVSEACSSLKTLKLLDCYRIGDESILSLARFCKNLETLIVGGCRDISDESLKSLAAACKNSLKNLRMDWCLNVSDSSLRCILSQCRNLEALDIGCCEEVTDAAFEGLGTREIESGLKVLKVSNCPKITVAGVGVLLDKCNSLEYLDVRSCPHITKAGCDGAGLQFPACCKVNFAGSLSEPDVLV; the protein is encoded by the exons ATGGCGTGGAGCGTTTGCATCAACGAAATCCTGACGGACGACGAGCTGCGAGCGATTCTGGGGAGGCTGGGGAGCGATAAGGACAAGGAGGCGTTCGGTCTGGTCTGCAAGAAATGGCTGTACCTGCAGAGCACCGAGAGGAAGAAGCTGGCAGCGCGTGCCGGGCCCCACATGCTCCGCAAGATGGCTGCCAGGTTCTCCAGGGTCGTGGAGCTCGACCTCTCTCAGTCGGTTTCCAGGTCATTTTATCCTGGGGTTACCGACTCCGATCTCCGCGTTATTGCCGATGGGTTTAGGTGCCTCAGAGTGCTCTATTTGCAGAATTGCAAGG GGTTTCCTTTGTTATTGTTCTTTGCAGGAATTACTGATGCTGGCATGGTTGAAATTGGACGCGGTCTTTCTTCCCTACAATGCTTGGATGTATCCTATTGCAGGAAGTTAACTGACAAGGGATTGTCAGCTGTTGCTGAGGGCTGTTGTGACCTACGAAACCTACATCTTGCTGGCTGCAGATTTGTTACAGACAAATTATTACATGCTCTTTCCAAAAACTGTCATAATCTGGAAGAGTTGGGGCTGCAGGGATGCACCAATATAACCGATTCTGGACTCACAGCTCTTGTAAATGGGTGTCGACGGATCAAATTTTTGGACATCAATAAATGCAGCAATGTTGGAGATAGTGGGGTTTCAAGTGTTTCCGAGGCTTGCTCTTCTCTTAAGACGCTTAAGTTGTTGGATTGCTACAGAATTGGGGATGAGTCTATATTGTCCTTGGCAAGATTCTGCAAAAATCTTGAGACTCTAATTGTAGGTGGCTGCCGAGACATCTCTGATGAGTCTTTAAAATCACTTGCTGCTGCTTGTAAAAATAGTCTGAAGAACTTGCGGATGGATTGGTGTTTAAATGTGTCTGATTCTTCATTGAGATGCATCCTCAGTCAGTGCAGAAACCTAGAGGCTCTCGACATCGGGTGTTGTGAGGAGGTGACAGATGCTGCTTTTGAGGGTTTAGGCACTAGAGAAATTGAGTCGGGTTTGAAGGTTTTGAAGGTTAGTAACTGTCCAAAGATTACAGTGGCCGGAGTAGGTGTGCTTTTGGACAAATGCAACTCTCTGGAATATCTGGATGTGAGGTCATGCCCACATATTACGAAGGCGGGTTGTGATGGGGCTGGATTGCAATTTCCTGCATGCTGTAAAGTGAACTTTGCAGGGAGTTTATCTGAACCTGATGTTTTGGTTTAG
- the LOC132179473 gene encoding GEM-like protein 4 → MENPIPKPVIGIPIGSAAQPVEGSSKEYSVVPASQYHIPSPANQPSSTPKQSRTYTVLSMMNKFVKKADNLAHGVREHVRLGPKISETVKGKLSLGARVLQVGGMDKIFRQLFSVREGEKLLKASQCYISTTAGPIAGLLFISADKVAFCSERSIKISSPKGEMFRAHYKVIIPLNKIKRVNQSENVKKPSQKYIEILTVDDFDFWFMGFLNYQKALKSIQQAISHA, encoded by the exons ATGGAAAACCCAATTCCAAAACCTGTTATTGGGATTCCTATCGGCTCTGCAGCACAGCCGGTTGAGGGTTCATCAAAAGAATACTCGGTCGTTCCTGCTAGCCAATACCATATTCCCTCTCCTGCAAATCAGCCTTCTTCTACACCAAAACAAA GTAGAACATATACTGTGCTTAGTATGATGAATAAATTTGTAAAGAAAGCAGACAATTTAGCACATGGAGTTCGAGAGCATG TGAGACTGGGGCCCAAGATCAGTGAAACTGTGAAGGGAAAGTTGAGCTTGGGAGCTAGAGTTCTTCAAGTAGGTGGAATGGATAAAATATTCAGACAATTATTTAGTGTTAGAGAAGGAGAAAAACTGTTGAAGGCCTCCCAATGTTATATATCAACCACAGCTGGTCCTATAGCAGGTCTCCTCTTTATCTCCGCCGACAAGGTTGCCTTTTGCAGTGAGAGATCAATCAAAATTTCTTCTCCAAAAGGAGAAATGTTTAGAGCCCATTACAAG GTTATTATTCCGCTTAACAAGATAAAGAGAGTCAATCAAAGTGAGAATGTAAAGAAGCCATCGCAGAAGTACATAGAAATATTAACTGTGGATGATTTTGACTTCTGGTTCATGGGTTTCCTAAATTATCAGAAAGCTTTGAAATCTATTCAGCAGGCAATCTCTCATGCTTAG
- the LOC132179281 gene encoding protein MIZU-KUSSEI 1, with translation MKTITAKTPHDSSFSFSRRYFHWKKKAEDDDDEEEVLTFSSSSHFCDQDFKDADFTIPAPTPTKKKPSVSKLRSALAVFSKTRIRTHHQSGLGTRVIGTLFGYRRGHVHIAFQEDAKLNPAFLIELATPTSVLVREMASGLVRIALECEKQTDKKGKKLLEEPLWRTYCNGKKCGFAMRRECGPEDWKVLKAVEPISMGAGVLPGNGNEGESEGELMYMRAKFERVVGSKDSEAFYMKNPEGAGGPELSVYLLRV, from the coding sequence ATGAAGACCATCACCGCCAAGACCCCCCACgactcttctttctccttctccaGGAGATACTTCCACTGGAAAAAGAAGGCAGAGGATGACGATGACGAGGAAGAAGTCTTGACCTTCAGCTCCTCCTCACATTTCTGTGACCAGGACTTCAAAGATGCAGACTTTACGATCCCCGCGCCTACACCCACGAAAAAGAAGCCGTCGGTTTCTAAGCTCCGATCGGCTCTTGCGGTTTTCAGCAAGACCCGAATCCGAACCCACCATCAGTCGGGTCTGGGGACCCGAGTAATCGGCACCCTTTTCGGGTATCGGCGTGGGCACGTCCATATCGCATTCCAAGAGGACGCCAAGCTGAATCCCGCGTTTCTCATCGAACTCGCGACGCCGACGAGCGTTCTAGTCAGAGAAATGGCTTCCGGGCTGGTCCGCATAGCCCTGGAGTGCGAGAAGCAAACAGACAAGAAGGGGAAGAAGTTGCTGGAGGAGCCGCTGTGGAGGACTTACTGCAACGGCAAGAAATGCGGGTTTGCCATGCGGCGGGAGTGCGGGCCCGAGGATTGGAAGGTGTTGAAAGCCGTGGAGCCCATTTCAATGGGAGCTGGCGTTTTGCCAGGGAATGGGAATGAAGGTGAGTCCGAAGGCGAGTTGATGTATATGAGAGCAAAGTTCGAGCGAGTTGTGGGGTCTAAAGACTCGGAGGCCTTCTACATGAAGAATCCTGAGGGTGCTGGAGGTCCTGAACTCAGCGTGTATTTGCTTAGAGTTTAG
- the LOC132179478 gene encoding nudix hydrolase 1: MEKGTAAAEAPVPRVGVVVFLLKGKSVLLGKRRSSIGDSTFALPGGHLEFGESFEECGARELMEETGLGIEKVELLTVTNNLFLEEPKPSHYVTIFLRAVLADPEQVPQNLEPGKCDGWDWYEWDNLPTPLFWPLQKMVQEGFNPFPICSNS; this comes from the exons ATGGAGAAAGGGACGGCGGCTGCGGAGGCGCCGGTGCCAAGAGTGGGGGTGGTGGTCTTCTTGTTGAAGGGGAAATCGGTTCTTCTGGGGAAGCGGCGCTCCTCCATCGGTGATTCCACTTTTGCACTCCCGGGCGGCCACCTCGAgtttg GGGAGAGCTTTGAGGAATGTGGTGCCAGAGAGTTGATGGAAGAAACTGGATTGGGGATCGAGAAAGTAGAGTTGTTAACAGTCACAAACAACCTGTTTCTAGAGGAACCAAAACCGTCCCATTACGTGACAATCTTCTTGCGTGCAGTGTTGGCAGATCCTGAGCAAGTGCCCCAAAACCTTGAGCCAGGCAAGTGTGATGGATGGGATTGGTATGAGTGGGATAACCTCCCTACACCCCTGTTTTGGCCATTACAGAAAATGGTGCAAGAGGGCTTTAATCCCTTTCCGATTTGCTCCAATTCCTAG